The following proteins are co-located in the Gloeocapsa sp. PCC 7428 genome:
- a CDS encoding O-antigen polymerase — translation MLDSAYLVLLALIVFIEIFREKSSKFDFLTLFNIYFALMYPLPAFLLAFDFANAASSLGLGISLYTNKLQTVLAIFVGYFLVVISFYSKSAIDWGKKISLRTRRNNSVLIYAIALLLFSSISIYVYGLQYGSFINALSQASLIRARAVEGGTLVFFKHFTLFAMPASYLLGAVVFFQKDKKINPLLIIAVFVFSVIVAVIAITLTGGRGYLINYFLCFYLVYILKNKRISWSFNILFGIFAVSFLLYGKVFFFSLTALPQGLDAVINIFVNTIENGSNNGFNFYQFMYNFQFPVHSLEVALYRDYEFRWFADILYAIASLIPQRLLGVVPPETIMYYNTQYILGNNDFSIPTGFLAFGVYSMWWPGLFIVAFTYGWIGRCLQTMLIKHVNQIFWMPFMYTAIAQIWMDFLSSDPETFIQGYFAFLTGIGLLFLLYSNISVAQQKA, via the coding sequence ATGCTGGATTCAGCTTACCTAGTTTTACTAGCTCTTATTGTCTTTATAGAAATATTTCGCGAGAAATCAAGTAAGTTTGATTTTCTCACTTTATTTAATATTTACTTTGCCTTGATGTATCCTTTGCCAGCATTTTTATTAGCTTTTGATTTTGCGAATGCGGCATCGTCATTAGGATTAGGGATATCGCTCTACACTAATAAACTTCAAACTGTTTTAGCAATTTTTGTTGGCTATTTTTTAGTGGTCATTAGTTTTTACTCTAAATCAGCTATAGACTGGGGCAAAAAAATTAGTTTAAGAACTCGGCGCAATAACTCAGTTCTCATCTATGCTATTGCGTTATTGTTATTTTCTAGCATCTCTATTTATGTATATGGTTTACAGTACGGTAGCTTTATCAATGCTTTATCGCAAGCCTCTTTAATTCGTGCGCGAGCAGTAGAAGGTGGGACACTTGTCTTTTTCAAGCATTTTACTTTGTTTGCAATGCCCGCTTCTTATTTATTAGGAGCGGTAGTGTTCTTTCAAAAAGATAAAAAAATTAATCCATTACTTATTATTGCTGTTTTTGTATTTTCAGTTATTGTTGCTGTAATTGCAATTACTTTGACTGGTGGACGCGGGTATCTTATCAACTATTTTTTATGTTTTTATTTAGTTTATATTCTAAAAAATAAGAGAATATCGTGGAGTTTTAATATATTATTCGGAATATTTGCCGTGTCTTTTCTATTATATGGCAAGGTCTTCTTTTTTAGTTTAACAGCGCTTCCTCAAGGATTAGATGCTGTTATTAATATATTCGTTAATACGATTGAGAATGGTTCAAATAATGGCTTTAACTTTTATCAATTCATGTATAATTTTCAGTTTCCTGTTCATTCATTAGAAGTCGCTTTATATCGAGATTATGAGTTCCGCTGGTTTGCAGATATTTTATATGCTATTGCTTCACTTATTCCCCAACGTTTGTTAGGAGTCGTCCCACCAGAAACGATTATGTACTATAACACTCAGTATATTTTAGGAAATAATGATTTTAGTATTCCTACGGGTTTTCTGGCGTTTGGGGTTTATAGTATGTGGTGGCCAGGGCTTTTTATTGTTGCTTTCACTTACGGTTGGATTGGTCGCTGTTTGCAAACTATGTTGATTAAACACGTCAATCAAATATTTTGGATGCCTTTTATGTATACAGCGATCGCTCAAATTTGGATGGATTTTTTATCGAGCGATCCAGAAACTTTTATCCAAGGCTACTTTGCATTTTTAACAGGGATTGGGCTACTTTTTTTACTTTACAGTAATATTTCTGTTGCTCAACAGAAAGCATGA
- a CDS encoding glycosyltransferase family 4 protein: MRLTLVIHALTAGGAERVMSIMANYWAAKGWDITLVTMDDGSIAPFYELDSRIKHIPLGLAVKSPNFVWATWHNLRRVFILRNTFYQLQPDAVISFLDTTNILTLLATRSLKIPVIVDEQNHPAMYSIGKSWEKLRTLTYPQASRVVAVTARALSYFSPAIQSRGYVIPNPALSVSHENLATLKLEKPFFIAIGRLEEQKGFDILLHAFEQVANSYPQWKLIILGEGSLRPQLEALICQLNLVGRVQLQGIVKNPFSFLQQAEFFVMSSRYEGFPNALCEAMACGLPAISTDCPSGPREIIRDNVDGILVPSEDVSALATAIERLIADEKERQRLATRAVEVTERFSLEKVMNMWEALLVEVISQK; the protein is encoded by the coding sequence ATGCGATTAACCTTAGTCATTCATGCCCTAACCGCTGGTGGGGCAGAACGAGTTATGTCAATTATGGCAAACTATTGGGCAGCTAAGGGATGGGATATCACCTTAGTAACGATGGATGATGGTTCTATAGCTCCGTTTTATGAGTTAGATTCTCGCATTAAGCATATTCCTTTAGGACTCGCAGTAAAATCTCCCAATTTTGTGTGGGCAACTTGGCATAACTTAAGACGAGTTTTCATTTTGAGAAATACATTTTATCAGTTACAACCTGATGCTGTTATTAGTTTTCTTGATACCACTAATATATTGACTTTGCTAGCAACGCGGTCATTAAAAATTCCAGTGATAGTAGATGAGCAAAACCACCCAGCTATGTATTCTATTGGCAAAAGTTGGGAAAAACTACGCACATTGACGTACCCTCAAGCTAGTCGAGTTGTCGCAGTTACTGCTAGAGCGTTAAGTTATTTTTCCCCAGCAATACAGTCGCGTGGCTATGTTATTCCTAATCCTGCCTTATCAGTGTCGCATGAAAATTTAGCAACGCTAAAGTTAGAAAAGCCGTTTTTTATTGCCATAGGTAGACTAGAAGAACAAAAAGGTTTTGATATTTTATTACACGCTTTTGAGCAAGTAGCCAATTCCTATCCTCAGTGGAAACTCATCATACTTGGTGAAGGTTCTTTACGTCCGCAGTTAGAAGCTTTAATTTGTCAATTAAATTTAGTGGGACGCGTTCAGCTTCAAGGCATTGTTAAAAATCCGTTTAGCTTTTTGCAGCAGGCAGAATTCTTTGTCATGTCTTCACGTTATGAAGGTTTTCCTAATGCTTTATGCGAAGCAATGGCTTGTGGGCTCCCAGCCATTTCAACTGATTGTCCTAGTGGTCCTAGAGAAATTATCCGTGACAATGTAGATGGTATCTTAGTACCGAGTGAAGACGTGTCAGCATTAGCTACAGCAATAGAGCGTTTAATAGCGGATGAGAAAGAACGTCAGCGTCTCGCAACTCGTGCAGTGGAGGTTACAGAAAGGTTTAGTTTAGAGAAAGTGATGAATATGTGGGAAGCGTTACTCGTAGAAGTGATTTCACAAAAGTGA
- a CDS encoding glycosyltransferase, translating into MDTQRISFFLPALYGGGAERVTINLLKGFVQRGVLCDLVLASAEGPYLDQVPPQVRIVNLNAGRVVKAILPLSNYLRREKPKALVSHLNHANVIAILAKKLVRTKTRLIVVEHNTLSADRSKLWRGKLVPPLMKLFYPQADAVIGVSQGVVHDLETYLKLESGKISVIYNPVIDDVLLAQATASLEHPWFQKDTLPVFLAVGRLSEQKDFLTLIQAFALLRRNKHARLVILGEGEERSKLEDAIASLGISQDVALPGFVANPYAYMSRASAFVLSSRWEGLPTVLIEAMACGCPVIATDCPSGTREILDAGVYGKLVPVGDVGAMAWAMQQIIDTSTDQDRLIQRAMCFTIDRVVPKYLTLLNLP; encoded by the coding sequence ATGGATACGCAACGTATTTCTTTTTTTCTACCAGCTTTATACGGCGGTGGTGCAGAACGCGTAACAATTAATTTACTTAAAGGCTTCGTACAACGAGGTGTCTTGTGCGATTTAGTATTAGCTAGCGCGGAAGGACCTTATTTAGATCAAGTACCTCCGCAAGTACGTATAGTCAATTTAAATGCAGGCAGAGTCGTTAAAGCTATTCTACCTTTGTCGAATTACTTGCGCCGAGAAAAGCCTAAGGCGCTGGTGTCGCATCTTAATCATGCCAACGTTATAGCAATATTAGCAAAGAAATTAGTTCGCACCAAAACTCGTTTAATCGTGGTAGAACACAATACTTTATCTGCCGATCGCAGTAAGTTATGGCGAGGTAAACTAGTTCCACCTTTGATGAAGTTGTTTTATCCGCAGGCTGATGCGGTTATCGGTGTTTCGCAAGGCGTTGTGCATGATTTAGAAACATACTTAAAATTAGAATCAGGAAAAATTAGTGTCATCTATAATCCTGTGATCGATGATGTGCTACTCGCGCAGGCGACAGCATCTTTAGAACATCCGTGGTTTCAAAAAGATACTCTACCTGTATTTCTTGCTGTAGGAAGGTTATCTGAGCAGAAAGATTTTTTGACGTTAATTCAAGCATTTGCTTTGCTCAGACGCAACAAACACGCCCGTTTAGTCATTTTAGGCGAGGGAGAAGAACGCAGTAAACTCGAAGATGCGATCGCGTCTCTCGGTATTAGCCAAGATGTTGCTTTACCTGGTTTTGTGGCTAATCCATACGCGTATATGAGTCGGGCTAGCGCTTTTGTTCTTTCTTCACGCTGGGAAGGGCTACCAACTGTACTGATTGAAGCTATGGCTTGTGGTTGTCCGGTGATTGCAACCGATTGCCCAAGTGGTACTAGAGAGATTTTAGATGCCGGAGTGTATGGAAAGTTAGTTCCTGTTGGAGATGTGGGCGCTATGGCTTGGGCAATGCAACAGATTATAGACACTTCTACCGATCAGGATAGGTTAATTCAACGAGCGATGTGTTTTACAATTGACCGAGTCGTTCCCAAATATTTAACACTATTAAATCTTCCATAA
- a CDS encoding glycosyltransferase, translating to MLIDTNDQKVIVHIITGLSTGGAETVLYNLLSRTDQVKFKPVVVSLMDRGTLGDRISVLDIPVYTLGMQPGMLPTPDILWKLIRTVRRLQPSLIQGWMYHGNLAAQFASRFFLPKVPVIWGIHHSIAQLDAEKQMTQAIVKLSAKISHLPKKVVFVSQTSKAQHAALGYCPYNSCVIPNGFDTIQFQPSCEARSEVRTSLGLAADTLLIGLFCRYHPMKDHANFFHAAALLTKKYANVHFLLAGTDITPKNQNLQQLIDNLGLSQVHLLGERSDIPQLMAALDIATLASAYGEAFPLVIGEAMACGIPCVVTDVGDSKWIVGDTGIVVPPKNPQALADAWQELIVLGTTARTALGKAARTRVQENFALDMVVAQYQALYA from the coding sequence ATGCTGATTGATACAAACGATCAAAAAGTTATAGTGCATATCATTACTGGGCTATCTACTGGTGGTGCAGAAACAGTGCTTTATAACTTGTTATCCAGAACAGATCAAGTCAAGTTTAAGCCAGTCGTTGTTTCCTTGATGGATCGCGGTACGTTAGGCGATCGCATTTCAGTATTAGATATTCCTGTCTATACACTAGGTATGCAGCCAGGAATGTTACCGACACCCGATATTCTCTGGAAATTAATTCGCACTGTACGTCGATTGCAACCCAGTTTAATTCAAGGGTGGATGTATCATGGCAATTTGGCCGCGCAATTTGCTAGTCGTTTTTTCTTGCCAAAAGTACCAGTCATTTGGGGAATTCATCACTCGATTGCGCAACTCGATGCTGAAAAACAAATGACACAAGCAATCGTCAAATTGAGCGCCAAAATATCTCACTTACCCAAAAAGGTAGTTTTTGTCTCTCAGACAAGCAAAGCGCAGCACGCGGCATTAGGATATTGTCCGTACAATAGCTGCGTCATTCCTAATGGTTTTGATACAATACAGTTTCAACCTTCATGTGAGGCGAGATCAGAAGTTCGCACGAGTTTAGGATTAGCTGCGGACACGTTATTAATCGGATTGTTCTGTCGTTATCATCCGATGAAAGATCATGCAAATTTTTTTCATGCAGCCGCACTTCTGACTAAGAAATATGCAAATGTTCATTTTTTGTTAGCTGGTACTGATATCACTCCCAAAAACCAAAACTTGCAACAACTTATTGATAACTTAGGGCTGTCTCAAGTTCATCTTTTAGGTGAACGCAGTGATATTCCGCAGCTCATGGCGGCTCTCGATATTGCAACTTTGGCATCTGCCTACGGTGAGGCATTTCCTTTAGTAATTGGTGAGGCGATGGCGTGTGGTATACCGTGTGTTGTGACCGATGTCGGCGATTCTAAGTGGATTGTCGGCGATACAGGAATAGTCGTACCACCAAAAAATCCTCAAGCCCTGGCGGATGCTTGGCAAGAATTGATAGTACTTGGAACAACAGCTAGAACCGCTTTAGGAAAAGCAGCAAGAACAAGAGTTCAAGAAAATTTTGCCCTCGATATGGTTGTCGCACAATATCAAGCTTTGTATGCCTAA
- a CDS encoding glycosyltransferase family 4 protein, with product MPKLLIVTTIPATVRAFLLPYIAHFRAQGWQVDAMAQGITDCSECTTACDRVWDVEWSRNPLNPRNFIDAPRQIQQVLAQQNYDFVHVHTPVAAFVTRYTINRWQNSTKPKVIYTAHGFHFYRGGSSVKNTIFLTLEKLAGRWTDYLIVINREDEQAAKQYQIVPAAKIRYMPGIGVDTKYYSPQAVAHTDVIQLREELGLTPENPLFLSIAEFIPRKRHCDLLQAFALLKPHAHLALAGTGVLQSQMQSLATELGIAERVHFLGLRRDIPVLIRASVATVLVSAQEGLPRSVMESLSLEVPVIGTQIRGIQDLLTSELLVPLGDITEIARVMNWVLEHPQAAQNLGKKGRDRMTNYDLRQIIAMHEKLYAEALL from the coding sequence ATGCCTAAACTTTTGATAGTTACGACGATTCCAGCTACCGTACGCGCGTTTCTTCTACCGTATATTGCGCATTTTCGCGCCCAAGGTTGGCAAGTCGATGCTATGGCACAGGGAATTACCGACTGTTCTGAGTGTACAACGGCGTGCGATCGCGTTTGGGATGTTGAGTGGTCGCGCAACCCCCTCAATCCACGCAATTTCATCGATGCACCGCGCCAAATTCAGCAAGTTCTGGCGCAACAAAATTACGATTTCGTCCACGTTCATACACCAGTTGCGGCGTTTGTTACGCGTTATACGATCAATCGTTGGCAAAACTCAACAAAACCAAAAGTCATTTACACAGCGCATGGTTTCCACTTCTACCGTGGTGGATCGTCAGTCAAAAATACGATCTTTCTGACACTAGAAAAACTGGCGGGGCGCTGGACAGATTATCTTATCGTTATTAATCGTGAAGACGAACAAGCTGCCAAGCAGTACCAAATTGTGCCTGCGGCAAAAATCCGCTATATGCCAGGAATTGGGGTTGATACAAAGTACTATAGTCCGCAAGCAGTTGCTCACACTGATGTTATACAGCTACGCGAAGAATTAGGGCTAACGCCAGAAAATCCACTCTTTTTGTCAATTGCAGAATTTATTCCGCGCAAGCGTCATTGCGATCTTCTCCAAGCCTTTGCTTTGTTGAAACCACACGCCCACCTAGCATTAGCAGGTACAGGAGTATTACAATCACAGATGCAAAGTTTAGCTACTGAGTTGGGAATTGCTGAACGCGTTCATTTTCTTGGTTTGCGACGCGATATTCCAGTTTTAATTCGCGCTTCAGTCGCAACCGTACTTGTGTCAGCGCAAGAAGGATTACCCCGAAGCGTGATGGAGTCTCTCAGCTTAGAGGTTCCGGTTATTGGTACACAAATTAGAGGTATTCAAGATTTATTGACATCGGAACTTTTAGTTCCGCTAGGAGACATTACCGAAATCGCACGGGTAATGAATTGGGTATTGGAACATCCGCAAGCTGCACAAAATTTAGGCAAGAAAGGACGCGATCGCATGACTAATTATGACTTACGCCAAATTATTGCCATGCATGAAAAACTCTACGCTGAAGCCCTGTTATGA